The following is a genomic window from Malus sylvestris chromosome 7, drMalSylv7.2, whole genome shotgun sequence.
ctacacttttttaccaaagcaaagtgaactatttatcaaactgaactattttaccaaaataaactgaactatttatcaaaattagagaagaaaaccacacttttttaccaaaacaaattgaactatttatcaaagtgaactaaaaaaccacacttttttaccaaagcaaactgaactagaaaaccacactttttttaccaatgcaaactgaactatttagcaaactCAACTACAAAATCACACTTTTTTTACCAatgcaaactgaactatttagcaaactCAACTACAAAACCACACTATTTTACCAAaataaactgaactatttatcaaagtgaactagaaatccacacttttttaccaaagcaaagtgaactatttatcaaactgaactattttaccaatacaaactgaactatttataaaagtgaactagaaaaccacatttttttaccaaagtaaactgaactatttatcaaaataaaatagaaaaccacatttttttaccaaagcaaactgaactatttatcaaactgaactatttagcaaactgaactatttatcaaactgaactatttagcaaactgaactacaaaaccacactattttaccaaaataaactgaactatttatcaaattgaactagaaaaccacacttttttaccaaagcaaagtgaaatatttatcaaactgaactattttaccaaaacaaacttaaatatttatcaaaattgaagtagaaaaccacacttttttaccaaaacaaactaaactatttaaaAAAGTGACCTAGAAAACAAGCTTTTTTActaaagcaaactgaactatttatcaagctgaactagaaaaccatacttttttaccaaagcaaactgcactatttatcaaactgaactatttatcaaactgaaccatttagcaaacggaattatttatcaaaattgaagtagaaaaccatacttttttaccaaaacaaactgaactatttatcaaagtgaactagaaaaccacacttttttaccaaagcaaactgaactatttatcaaagtgaataagaaaaccacacttttttaccaaatcaaactgaactatttatcaaactgaaccatttagcaaactgaactatttagcaaactgaactacaaaaccacactattttaccaaaataaactgaactatttatcaaagtgaactagaaaactacatttttttaccaaagcaaagtgaactatttatcaaactaaattattttaccaaaacaaactgaactatttatcaaaattgaagtagaaaaccacactttttaaccaaaacaaactgaacaatttatcaaagtgaactagaaaaccacaattttttaccaaagcaaactgaattatttatcaaactgagacatttagcaaactgaactatttatcaaactgaacaatttagcaaactgaacaaTTTATcaaaagtgaactagaaaaccacacttttttaccaaaacaaactgaactatttatcaaagtgaactagaaaaccacacttttttaccaaagcaaacagaactatttatcaaactgaactatttagcaaactgaactatttatcaaactgaaccatttagcaaactgaactatttggcaaactgaactacaaaaccacactattttaccaaaataaattgaagtatttatcaaactgaactatttagcaaactaaactatttatcaaacggaACCATTTAGCAacctgaactatttatcaaaattgaagtagaaaaccacacttttttaccaaaacaaactgaactatttatcaaagtgaactagaaaaccacatttttttaccaaagcaaactgaactgaactatttagcaaactgaactacaaaaccatactattttaccaaaataaactgaactatttatcaaagttgtGAACctgaaaaccacacttttttaccaaagtaaactgaactatttagcaaactgaactatttgtCAAATtgaaccatttagcaaactgaactatttagctaactgaactacaaaaccacactattttaccaaaataaaatgtactatttatcaaagtgaactagaaaaccacatttttttaccaaagcaaagtgaactatttatcaaactgaactattttaccaaaataaactgaactatttatcaacattgaagtagaaaaccacatttttttaccaaaacaaactgaactatttaacaaagtgaactagaaaaccacacttttttaccaaagcaaactaaactattttcaaactgaactatttagcaaactgatctatttatcaaactgaaccatttagcaaactgaactatttatcaaaattgaagtagaaaaccacacttttttaccaaaacaaactgaactatttatcaaagtgaactagaaaaccacacttttttgcCAAAGCAaagtgaactatttatcaaactgaactattttaccaaaacaaactgaactatttttcaaaattgaagtagaaaaccacatttttttacctaAACGAACTGAAGTATTTaacaaagtgaactagaaaaccacacttttttacaaaaacaaactgaactatttatcaaactgaactagaaaaccacacttttttaccaaagcaaactgaactatttatcaaactgatctatttatcaaactaaaccatttagcaaactgaactatttatcaaaattgaagtagaaaaccacacttttttaccaaaacaaactgaactatttatcaaagtgaactagaaaaccacacttttttaccaaagcaaactgaactatttatgaaagtgaactagaaaaccacatttttttaccaaagcaaattgaactatttagcaaactaaactatttatcaaactgaaccatttagtaaactgaactattttgcaaactgaactacaaaaccacactattttaccaaaataaactaaactatttatcaaactgaactatttaccAAAcagaactatttatcaaactgaaccatttagcaaactgaattatttatcaaaattgaagtggaaaaccacacttttttaccaaaacaaactgaattatttatcaaagtgaactagaaaaccacatttttttaccaaagcaaactgaactatttatcaaagtgaactagaaaaccacacttttttaccaaagcaaactgaactataagtgaactagaaaaccatatttttttaccaaagcaaactgaactatttatcaaactgaattatttagcaaactgaactatttatcaaagtgaactagaaatccacacttttttaccaaagcaaagtgaattatttatcaaactgaactattttaccaatacaaactgaactatttatcaaagttaagtagaaaaccacacttttttaccaaaacaaactgaactatttatcaaagtgaactagaataccacatttttttaccaaatcaaactgaactatttatctaactgaactagaaaaccacatttttttaccaaagcaaactgaactatttatgaaactgaagcaaaaaaccacacttttttaccaaaacaaactgaactatttatcaaagttaaCTAGAAAACACACTTTTGTAtgaaagcaaactgaactatttatcaaagtgaactagaaaaccacatttttttacaaaacaaactgaactatttatcaaactgaactatttagcaaactcaactatttatcaaacttaaCCATTTAgcaaattgaactatttatcaaactgaaatAGAAAACCACACTCGTTTGTGAATGCATCCCAGATTTTACTATTTCCTTACATTTCATTTCTATTCACAGATGAAGCAAATTGTAAACTATTTCGTAAACACTGtttattaaacttaaaaatcGTGAACTATTTTGTAAACACTGTCTATTAAACTAAAACACCACCGGATTAGAatgttgattatatttaagttATTTAAGCAAAGAAAACAACATATTAGGGCAAGAAAATACTATTTAAAGGTTATAAGAAAACGAGTAGTTATCAaagtgaagtaaaaatataccaTTTTGCAGAAACATTGCTATTCGAAGCATGCAAACTTACATATTACTGTAAAATCACCAAAAATATCAGAAATTTTGTGGTACGTACCTCTGTTTTTTCTCTGTTGCTtttatttcccaatttttttgtgtgttttcgtCTGGATGCAAATCAGAACTCTGAACTGGAAACATAATTCATTTTTTAGAATCTCAAACATGCAAATGCACATATTTAGTAAATTAAAGTAAGAAATCATCAATAATATCAGAAATTATAGGTTCGTACCTGTGTTTGTCCGATTTCGACTCTGCAAACATACAGTTCGAATGTTTTCAGTTTTTCATCTTCAAATGGAGTTTTTGGGTTGAGAAATTCCGGATTTGATGtgtagattattgtttgaaaacttgaatcaaactTGAAAACGCTTTGAGATCTTCACGTTTGGAGTAATGGAGGTTTCGATTTTTTGGTACGGTGTGAAGGGGTTGGTGAACATTAATGGCGTTGGGAGGGATGATGAATTTTAGTAACTTCGGCTAACAGGCCTGGGTTAGGCTCCGTTAGGGGCAATTTTGGAATATTAATTGTTATGCGGTTTGGGCTTTTTGGTGAGCCCGTGTGTTTTAGTTTTGTAGGGCCTAGGATAAAAGTTTTgtgtccttatgattaaaatttaagcccttttcattaaataatagtttatggtggtttttcattaaataaaagttaattcaagcccttttcattaaagctctaTTTTTTATATTGTTAATAAGACATACTTTTTTTGGTTTCACACACACTCctgttgaattttgtttttttgttttcgtttaatttattcactttGTTGGTCATAGTAAAGAAAAATTTGTGAGAAGCTGataagggtgtgtgaaaatcacttcccTAATTGATATTGTTGATTTGTTATTGGGTTAGTGCTATTTGAGGACATCACTACCATAAAAGTGCTATTTGACAACTTCACAACTATATAAGTGCGAATTGATAACTTTTTttctgatattttttttatacatttacACTGAGAAGCTGGAGAAATAAATTTGGTTGTCAGCTCCCCGATTTTTATATTCGAATCTgaaacctctcacttactagTACAGAGTAACACCATTAGTACATAGTACTAAGTATCTTTTTTTGGATATTTTTCGTAAAAATCGaaactaagacctctcacttaccagtgaagaggaatatcacttgatcgtagtactaagtggctctTTTCTTGGATATTTAGATATGAAAATCAAGGAAAACTAGGATTAAATCGGTTTCCAATCCAAATTAACACAATGGTTAAACATATGTTGACACCTCGCTTCCCATTCCATATTGTTTAAGTTATAACCATAAAAAGTAGCTAGGTTCTCATGTGCGACTTCAGAAAACTCATGATATAAACAGAAACATAGTGCAAgcacaaataatatatatattaccTGCGGGACTAACTGTTTTCGTGCAAAGGAGATGGGCAAGAAgggaaccggatcccctcctgagcatagggtggggatcctcctgaccagatCATCCGGCTAATCTCAATAACGTTAGTCCCACATAATAACAAATATGGGACTAGACGAATAGTTATTAGTTCAGTCTAGTCTAGTGATaattagtgagggcaaacaaacgccgtCTTAAAGATTAGTAAGAGAATTTTTCTAAGAATTTGATTGATATTTTCCTACAGACAAATCTGGATATGCCTGCTCCCACACCTTGGAGACAAATCTAGCAAAATTTCCTGGAAATGGATTTGAAATCTAAAATAAAATcccaaaaataaagtttttcttttgaaaagccATAACTGAAAAATGTATTACTACTAACCATATAGATTTaagccaaaaaaataaaaataaaaaattgatctcATAAAAATAAACCAAATGCTAATATGAATGCTTGAGAACATTTTAGGGTCTGAATTAGGTTTCACAGCTGGTTTCTGCATGCATGCCGTGGTTGACGGTTTGGGGAACACAACAAACAACTTTGGCACTTGCAATAATTCTTCAAAAATGCTATACACTCTTACTACATTTTCCATATTACATTTGTATCACAACTTTAATAGGATGAGACCACATGTATTGATGGGTCGTACTTCTATTAACAAGGTGTGGTACAAATGTAGTATGAAAAATGTAGTAAGTATATCATTGCTCTTCTTAATTAGCTCTTTAAAAAGCCATGTCGAGCTTGCAGATGTGgtgaaagaaaattgaaaagaaaaaaaaaacacaaatagagtTATCATAGATAGCAAAATGTGACTTAGGCGTGAAAACATGGTAAGTGTAGCATCATCCCGGAAAAAAAGTAAAACGTAAAGACTCGCTAGCTAGTTTTTTCTAGCGTAGAGGATGGTTCATGCAAATGGTACATTGGAAAGCCAGCAGTTGCCTTCATATGAGTACTCTCATATAGTTAGTACTCTTGCAAATTGCAATGCATTATGCGACGTTGCAAATACGCTTGTTAAATCGATGTTATCTTGGTACGTCGGCATGTTGTTGACTAGATTGCCCCGTCTATGACTCCATGTCGTCTCATGACATTAACAAGAATAAATAAATCCTTAATAATCATGATGTTATTGTTGATAAGGATGCACACATTTTCTAGTTTCACGCACGCTCCTATTTAACCAtgtttcttgttttcaatttgttggtcataataaagagaaatGTGTGGGAAATTGATACAGGTGTACGAAAATCACTTCCCTAATTGATATTGTTGATTTGTTATTGGAATAGTGCTATTTGAGAACATCACTACTATAAAAGTGATATTTGATAACTTCACAACTATAAAAGTGCTAtttgataactttttttttggaTGTTTTTTTCTTACAAAATGATACATTTACACTGAGGAGGTGGATAAATGAATCTACCTGGGGTTGTATAGCCTGTGGAGCGTTTTATGACACTGGAATTGTTTTCATGCAAAGGAGATGGGCAAGAAGCATCCCGGAGGTACCGAGAAGTACCACAGAAATGTTTTCGGCTAATCTCATTAACGTTAGTCTCGCATGATAACAAACATGAGACTAGACTAATAGTTAGTCCAATCTAGTTTAGTGATAGTCTGTGAGGGCAAACAAAAGCCCATTACTGCTAGATGACGCAAGGACTTGGGAATTAATAGACATCACAACCTTGTgtcaataaaaagaaaattggatcAACGCAGTTTTTAGCTTTGATTTGTCAAACTATACCGATATCCACATAATTTCTCAAagaatttgattcatattttccTACATACAAATTTGGATATGCCTGCTCCCACACCTTGGAGACTAATCTAGCAAAATTTCCCACTGCTCCCACACCTTGGTAAgctcaaaaagaaaaggaaggcaCCATGACACCATTAAAGTACTTGGCCTCCTGAACTTACTCTTCATTCTCTCTAGTTAGTTATTTTCTTCAAATGAATTTGATTTTATCGAATTTGGATTGAATTTTTTTCCAGTTGGGGTTGTGGGATGCGAGAAAAATGTTAGTGCGGAATACTCGTCTGATGGTTCactcttaaaaaaataatttcttataGTTAATTCATGTGGAGCCATATAATTGCATTAATGGGACCCCATCAGCACACAAACGAAAAATATTGATGagattttaacggaatgactaaGTTGATGTGCGATAGTGAAAGTCAATgaccaaatttattgatttttgaaactcaTGACCAAATGAGGAGTTAGATCAATGTCAGGGATCATTTGCGATAAAAACCCTTATTTTGTGCAATCCACATGTCATCATTTCATTGGATGTGTGGGTCCCACATTCAAACTAACAGAATAGTTGACGgaattttaacggaatgaccaaattgatgtggGATAGTGAATGTCAGGGatgacattgattgattttgaaaatgcgggaccaaaatgatgagtttgatcaatCTGAGAGaccatttgtaataaaaaccaaattaaaattgcATAATTAATAAGAACAAGAACCAAACTTGGATTgacaaattccaaatttccaagCAAACATAAAGCTGATCTTACTAATTAAGATCATTTACAAAacatacaaaatgaaattgCAAAACGTGAAAATCCACCTCGTCATCATTCAGAAGATCACCATGCAAAGTTCAAGCACTATCATGGGATTTTATTTAACGATAACATGGTATTATTACTCACTACTTGGATCGTCATCACGAATACTCTCTAGGCATCCTAGTTCCAGTTAGCACATCCCTTATTAGACTCAATTCAGCTACCACATTGCTCATGTCTTTTCGCTCTCTCGGCATCGCTATAGAACAAGCAACTCCTACTCTTGCAATGGAAGTCAAGCACTCCACAACCCTTTTTCTTCGATCATTTGGGGCATGATTCCCTCTATTACTTCTGGGATTAGTACTGCTGCTGCTTTCTTCTATTTGAACAAGTAGTGGATCACATATTTCTTCCACACGTTCTGGTAGAGCCATCATAACAAAATTGTGCAGGTCCATACCACCTTTAAACATGTCATCTGTCGGCCTCTTGCCAGTTAACATCTCCAACAACAGTATTCCGTAGCTATACACGTCACCATATGTTGACACCTCTCCTCCCATTCCATACTCTTAAGTTATATGCACAAAAACACAGCTTTGTTCTTATGTGCGACTTCAAAAAactcatgcatatcatatacaAAACCATAGTGCAAGcacaaataaatatatacaaaaaaaaaaattacctggGGGAGTATAGCCTATGGTGCCTTTTATGACATTGGAACTGCTATCATGCAAAGGAGATGGGCAAGAAGCGTCCCGGAGGTACCTTGCTAAACCGAAATCACCAACACAAGCAGTCATGTCACTATCTAACAAAATGTTGCTGGGCTTTATATCACAATGAACTATTGGCATGTGGGAGCGGTTGTGCAAATAATCCAGCGCACACGCTACATCGATAGCAATGCTAACTCTTTGAGTGAGATTCAGGTTCTTTGGCAGATTGGTTGGGCGATCTACTCTTTGAGCTGAAATGTGCAGCCACTCATCTAGGCTTCCATTCACCATGAACTCATATACCAGAGCTTTGAAATCGTTTCCTTGAAAATCAATGCTTGAACAAGCAGTCAATAACTTGACAAGATTTCGATGCCTAATGCTTTTCAAGGCTTCACATTCATTTATGAAACTTCTAAAAGCTCTTGAAGTTTGAAGATTGAGTACTTTCACCGCAACAAATCTTTCTTCAAGCTGATTGATAATTCCCTTGTACACGGATCCAAAACTACCAGCACCGATCAAATTTGAAGCAGAGAACCCATTAGTTGATTTGAGGAGATCTCCATATGACAGTTTCAAGAGTGAAACCCCCAGTGATGATCCTGAAGTTGACTCAAGTGCTCTAGCTTTTCTTGATCGATAAAGAAGCGCAAGTAATAACACCAAGACCAAGCCAACAACCCCACATGAAACTGAGATAATTAAGTTCAGCTTAGGAGATAACCCTCGCTTGGATTGCGTGGAGATGCACTTGGGCAATCTTAAGTGAGGTATACCTCCACAAAGCCGTGTGTTTCCCACAACAGATACTGCACTTGCATTCTTGAAAACTCCTTGGATTGGTACTGCACCTTCAAAATCGTTAAATGAAAGGTTCAAACTTTGCAAGAATGGGAAACTCTCCAAGTAGTTGGGAATTATGCCAGACAAGTTGTTGCGAGAGAGGTCAATATATTCAATTCCTCTCAAAGAGATAAAGGATTTAGGAATTGTCCCCTGCAATAAATTCTCTCTCAGAGACAGAGCCCTCAAACTTGTGCAACTCCCTAAGCTTTGTGGAATCTCACCAGATAACTTGTTTTTAGAAACATCCAAGAAAATAAGATGTTGTAAGTTACCTACTTCCATGGGAATGGATTCAGTAAGTTGGTTTCCAGATAGATCCAAGTAAACAGGTAAATTGATGACTTGTTTTGGAATTGGACCGATAAGATTGTTGTGGGAAAGATTTAATTCTAACATAAAGCTGCAGTCTTCGAGACTTTGTGGTATGCTGCCTTGTAACTGGTTTGACTGGAGATACAAACTGCTTAATGAAGTTAGATTTCCTAGAGATGACGGAACATTACCTGACAGTTCATTGAAAGCTAGATATAGGCCATAAAGCTTATTCAGTTTACATATTGAACTCGGT
Proteins encoded in this region:
- the LOC126628860 gene encoding putative receptor-like protein kinase At3g47110 produces the protein MEFSSIHISIWFIYMQPLFLLFLFSSASSSRLAGNEVDRLSLLAFKAEIVTDTLGILSSWNQSLHFCHWSGVTCGRRHQRVTVLDLQSSGLAGHLSPHVGNLSFLRILYLQNNSFSHIIPSEIGRLFRLERLHLDNNTFGGHIPFNISRCSNLQYLGLYGNTLSGELPTEIASLSKLQVLLLGKNHFYGKIPPSFGNLSSLWMLSVLKNNLHGGIPNSLGQLKSLTTFSLAVNYLNGTIPPSIYNLSSITIIILFQNNLHGTLPPGLGHTIFPHIEIFVFHTNQFTGLVPTSISNASDLSLFSITSNKFIGKVPSLARLSNLYWFELDQNNLGNNEEGDLDFISSLVNCTNLEVLAAGLNNFGGVLPESMSNLSTKLTELYFKGNQIRGNIPIGIGNFINLERLSFSANLLAGTIPSSICAVPIQGVFKNASAVSVVGNTRLCGGIPHLRLPKCISTQSKRGLSPKLNLIISVSCGVVGLVLVLLLALLYRSRKARALESTSGSSLGVSLLKLSYGDLLKSTNGFSASNLIGAGSFGSVYKGIINQLEERFVAVKVLNLQTSRAFRSFINECEALKSIRHRNLVKLLTACSSIDFQGNDFKALVYEFMVNGSLDEWLHISAQRVDRPTNLPKNLNLTQRVSIAIDVACALDYLHNRSHMPIVHCDIKPSNILLDSDMTACVGDFGLARYLRDASCPSPLHDSSSNVIKGTIGYTPPEYGMGGEVSTYGDVYSYGILLLEMLTGKRPTDDMFKGGMDLHNFVMMALPERVEEICDPLLVQIEESSSSTNPRSNRGNHAPNDRRKRVVECLTSIARVGVACSIAMPRERKDMSNVVAELSLIRDVLTGTRMPREYS